In a single window of the Lagenorhynchus albirostris chromosome 19, mLagAlb1.1, whole genome shotgun sequence genome:
- the APOC2 gene encoding apolipoprotein C-II codes for MGTRYFLALFLILLVLGFEVQGDPVPQQEETASPAVLTKVQESLLGYWDRAKAAAHNLYKKTYLPAMDEKIRDIYSKSTAAVTTYAGIFTDQVISLLKGEH; via the exons ATGGGCACCCGATACTTCCTGGCTCTGTTTCTCATCCTCCTGGTGTTGGGATTCG AGGTCCAGGGCGACCCTGTGCCCCAGCAGGAAGAGACTGCCAGCCCTGCCGTGCTCACCAAGGTGCAGGAATCACTCTTAGGTTACTGGGATCGAGCCAAGGCAGCTGCCCACAACCTGTACAAGAAGACATACTTGCCCGCCATGGATGAGAAAATCAG GGACATATACAGCAAAAGCACGGCAGCTGTGACCACCTATGCAGGGATTTTTACTGACCAGGTCATTTCTCTGCTGAAGGGAGAACATTAA
- the CLPTM1 gene encoding putative lipid scramblase CLPTM1: MAAAQEADGAGSAVVAAGGGSSGQVTSNGSIGRDPPAETQPQNPPPQPAPNAWQVIKGVLFRIFIIWAISSWFRRGPAPQDQAGPGGAPRVASRNLFPKDTLMNLHVYISEHEHFTDFNATSALFWEQHDLVYGDWTSGENSDGCYEHFAELDIPQSVQQNGSIYIHVYFTKSGFHPDPRQKALYRRLATVHMSRMINKYKRRRFQKTKNLLTGETEADPEMIKRAEDYGPVEVISHWHPNITINIVDDHTPWVKGSVPPPLDQYVKFDAVSGDYYPIIYFNDYWNLQKDYYPINESLASLPLRVSFCPLSLWRWQLYAAQSTKSPWNFLGDELYEQSDEEQDSVKVALLETNPYLLALTIIVSIVHSVFEFLAFKNDIQFWNSRQSLEGLSVRSVFFGVFQSFVVLLYILDNETNFVVQVSVFIGVLIDLWKITKVMDVRLDREHKVAGLFPRPTFKDKSTYVESSTKVYDDMAFRYLSWILFPLLGCYAVYSLLYLEHKGWYSWVLSMLYGFLLTFGFITMTPQLFINYKLKSVAHLPWRMLTYKALNTFIDDLFAFVIKMPVMYRIGCLRDDVVFFIYLYQRWIYRVDPTRVNEFGMSGEAPTAAGALPPAPAPPTTTAAAREEASIPPPTRPTQGASSDSEPQEAPPKPAEDKKRD, translated from the exons ATGGCGGCCGCGCAGGAGGCGGACGGGGCCGGCAGCGCCGTAGTGGCGGCCGGGGGAGGCAGCTCCGGTCAG GTGACTAGCAATGGCAGCATCGGGAGGGACCCGCCGGCGGAGACCCAGCCCCAGAACCCACCACCCCAGCCAGCACCCAATGCCTGGCAGGTCATCAAAGGCGTGCTGTTCAG GATCTTCATCATCTGGGCCATCAGCAGCTGGTTCCGCCGCGGGCCGGCCCCTCAGGACCAGGCAGGCCCCGGAGGAGCCCCACGCGTCGCCAGCCGCAACCTGTTCCCCAAAGACACTTTAATG AACCTGCACGTGTACATCTCAGAGCACGAGCACTTTACAGACTTTAATGCCACATCAGCGCTCTTCTGGGAGCAGCATGACCTTGTGTATGGCGACTGGACGAGTGGTGAGAACTCAGACGGCTGCTACGAGCACTTTGCTGAGCTCGACATTCCACAG AGCGTCCAGCAGAACGGCTCCATCTATATCCACGTCTACTTCACGAAAAGCGGCTTCCACCCAGACCCCCGGCAGAAGGCGCTGTATCGCCGGCTCGCCACGGTCCACATGTCTCGGA TGATCAACAAATACAAGCGCCGGCGGTTTCAGAAAACCAAGAACCTGTTGACGGGAGAGACGGAAGCTGACCCAGAAATGATCAAG AGGGCTGAGGATTACGGGCCTGTGGAGGTGATCTCCCACTGGCACCCCAACATCACCATCAACATTGTGGACGACCACACGCCGTGGGTGAAGGGCAGCGTGCCTCCTCCCCTGGACCAGT ATGTGAAGTTTGATGCCGTGAGCGGTGACTACTACCCCATCATCTACTTCAACGACTACTGGAACCTGCAGAAGGACTACTACCCCATCAACGAGAGTCTGGCCAGCCTGCCCCTCCGCGTCTCCTTCTGCCCGCTCTCGCTCTGGCGCTGGCAGCTCTACGCTGCCCAGAGCACCAAGTCGCCCTGGAACTTCCTGGGCGACGAGCTGTACGAGCAGTCAGATGAGGAGCAGGACTCGGTGAAG gttgCCCTCCTAGAGACCAACCCGTACCTGCTGGCGCTCACCATCATCGTGTCCATTGTCCACAGTGTCTTTGAGTTCCTGGCCTTCAAGAACG ATATCCAGTTCTGGAACAGCCGGCAGTCCCTGGAGGGCCTGTCCGTGCGCTCCGTCTTCTTTGGCGTCTTCCAGTCTTTCGTGGTCCTCCTCTATATCCTGGACAATGAGACCAACTTCGTGGTCCAGGTCAGCGTCTTCATCGGGGTCCTTATCGACCTCTGGAAGATCACCAAGGTCATGGATGTCCGG CTGGACCGGGAGCACAAGGTGGCAGGACTCTTCCCCCGCCCAACCTTCAAAGACAAGTCAACATACGTTGAGTCTTCGACCAAAGTGTATGACGAC ATGGCGTTCCGGTACCTGTCTTGGATCCTCTTCCCACTCCTGGGCTGCTATGCCGTCTACAGCCTCCTGTACCTGGAGCACAAGGGCTGGTACTCCTGGGTGCTCAGCATGCTCTATGGCTTCCTGCTGACCTTCG GCTTCATCACCATGACACCCCAGCTCTTCATCAACTACAAGCTCAAGTCTGTGGCCCACCTGCCCTGGCGCATGCTCACCTACAAGGCCCTCAACACCTTCATTGATGACCTGTTCGCCTTTGTCATCAAGATGCCTGTTATGTACCGGATCGGCTGCCTGCGGGACG ATGTGGTCTTCTTCATCTACCTCTACCAACGGTGGATCTACCGCGTCGACCCCACGCGGGTGAACGAGTTTGGCATGAGTGGCGAGGCCCCGACAGCAGCAGGGGCCCTCCCaccggcccccgccccccccacgaCCACCGCCGCCGCCAGGGAGGAGGCCTCCATACCCCCGCCCACCAGGCCCACCCAGGGGGCCAGCTCTGACAGCGAGCCCCAGGAAGCCCCTCCAAAGCCAGCAGAGGACAAAAAAAGGGATTAG